One window from the genome of Kluyveromyces marxianus DMKU3-1042 DNA, complete genome, chromosome 3 encodes:
- the STR3 gene encoding cystathionine beta-lyase STR3, with protein MSKPSLNTSLVSVLHNDKYGSSVPPLYQSTTFKATSFDELQEYDYTRSGNPTRTVLQQQIANLYEVNQEQVFAVSSGMTALDIILRTLIDNSDQIPTIIAGDDLYGGTQRLLTFLQTRNHAKVVHTDTTNTASFIELFKSLPRVDIVLLESPTNPLLKVADLPALCHFVKQATNDSCKIVVDNTMMSGLNSNPLQFGADLVYESGTKYLNGHHDIMAGVIIAKKDVAPSVYFVINSTGAGLSPMDSWLLIRGLKTLSVRLYKQQINAMVLSHWLQDVCGFKPNAAEKEKPQLRTRFVGLKSHPQFQLHQSFNRGPGAVLSIETGDVKLSERIVTSKRLKIWAVTVSFGCVNSLISMPCKMSHASIDPEVRKQREFPEDLIRLCCGIEDVKDLQYDLLAAFEEAGLVELQQRGQDTYILNKQNGHLARNNIGETYQENYNVYDQFFGQNIVSKTRHLHRPKL; from the coding sequence atgaGCAAACCTTCTTTGAATACCAGTTTAGTTTCAGTGCTACACAACGATAAATATGGTTCGAGCGTTCCACCGCTCTACCAGTCAACCACATTCAAAGCTACGTCTTTTGATGAGCTCCAGGAGTATGACTATACAAGGTCTGGTAACCCCACCAGAAcagttcttcaacaacaaattgCTAACCTCTACGAGGTAAACCAAGAACAAGTTTTCGCTGTTTCGAGCGGGATGACTGCACTGGATATCATATTGAGAACTTTGATAGATAATTCGGACCAAATCCCCACCATTATTGCGGGCGACGACTTGTACGGAGGTACACAGCGTCTCTTGACGTTTTtacaaacaagaaaccaCGCCAAAGTTGTCCACACAGACACGACTAACACAGCCTCATTTATCGAGTTGTTCAAGTCGCTGCCCCGCGTCGATATCGTGTTACTCGAATCCCCCACAAATCCTTTACTTAAGGTGGCCGATTTGCCAGCACTATGCCACTTTGTGAAGCAAGCCACGAATGACAGCTGCAAAATCGTTGTGGATAACACTATGATGTCAGGGTTGAACTCAAACCCCTTGCAATTTGGCGCTGATTTGGTATACGAGTCCGGAACTAAATACTTAAACGGCCACCACGATATCATGGCAGGTGTGATTATTGCCAAAAAAGACGTCGCACCTAGTGTATATTTTGTGATCAATAGCACTGGTGCTGGTTTGTCCCCAATGGATTCGTGGCTTTTGATCCGTGGACTAAAGACCTTGAGCGTACGGCTATACAAGCAGCAAATAAACGCCATGGTGCTTTCCCACTGGTTGCAGGACGTATGTGGGTTCAAGCCAAATGCTGCCGAAAAGGAGAAACCACAATTAAGAACACGGTTCGTAGGTCTCAAATCTCATCCCCAATTCCAACTACATCAGAGTTTCAACCGTGGTCCAGGAGCCGTGCTCTCCATAGAAACAGGAGACGTCAAATTAAGTGAGCGCATCGTCACATCAAAACGCCTCAAAATCTGGGCCGTGACCGTCTCCTTTGGATGCGTCAATTCATTAATCTCAATGCCATGCAAAATGTCACACGCTTCCATCGACCCAGAGGTCAGAAAACAGAGAGAGTTCCCAGAAGACTTGATAAGATTGTGCTGTGGGATAGAAGATGTCAAGGATTTACAGTACGACTTGCTAGCAGCATTCGAAGAAGCCGGACTTGTCGAATTGCAACAAAGAGGTCAAGACACTTACATTTTGAACAAGCAAAACGGCCATTTGGCAAGAAATAACATCGGTGAGACTTACCAGGAAAACTACAACGTTTACGACCAATTCTTCGGCCAGAATATTGTTTCAAAGACCCGTCATCTTCACAGGCCTAAGCTATAG
- a CDS encoding GAL4-like Zn2Cys6 binuclear cluster DNA-binding domain; found in transcription regulators like GAL4: MDSEGVSSSNDDGGVRHLNNGEKLIPMKDKSALVLDDGKIYKIQHKRQRQILSCVACHKRKIKCDRIRPTCGSCHKNEWQCTYFVNARVSRGGSSSKLDDETQVVPNKASKEELLKVIEKAKQLEMQQGEKLISDQKVQQQRSRVKRVRKASKDIGVRETGGKKDGLINETEGNNNGKNKCTNANANASSHAGSDISDSARSIEDSVYYKNKSMLDFNKKLESSASDVLKLVWDLLPSIERANELYVIYTQNIHMILPLIDLQHFENDHHQFWESVTSGESLKQPDFLLLLFPILYASVKSLYHLLDKEQSQGLLQEMSQYKTACLRLYSAFDFPNKYSIKILTGFVLLNSVIENPSVTTIAQLTRLCQRARLTKDPLLLGLSDSSVVQSKRILFWQIFQLDTMTSLHNNLSPLIKLDEFDTSLPVEVINGTLNPSICYINANYRFVLLLNELCQKRGSFSGIKERIVDLHVCCMGSALSLNNHLSTHRLSLHEAKFIQWAMYMLNTLADRSLLLLHLNIISTSIPTLHNRKLLKKDIRMCDDPIVESGYGKDYNVIQTILNNSGNLDLTSHNQTKKPMVYNFENLTNNLVPASLHFLDEFVKYHSTNRYACFNWELLVGNMPINAITFALKMLALDANRAEKLGRRLVLNTDLRYILLSKAIPIVEDRLDIETAISKNCFRLAKLLFQLLVVKFGNSNAEPIPNKYDITYSTSKDVPQPTLNQDLEEEKSSMPNGFPLKSDGRSNVTYIMNNSIPSPRNTVLDILSKDVNGQGNNGHEELFDDTFFFSGNLIYNSELLDGDNNITASCAQIAPRTMKAISSHEFDMKATPHTTTPWDEIPYFISEQTQDQIRNNTDIVQQPNSFSLPPASVTSKKEEEIKAIYKKVQDYIILFNSSNNELEYVASGDEYYREFENALLEVLCGILTQS; this comes from the coding sequence ATGGATAGTGAAGGTGTATCTAGCagtaatgatgatggtggGGTTCGCCATTTAAACAATGGCGAAAAGCTCATACCAATGAAAGACAAGTCTGCTTTGGTTTTAGACGATGGGAAGATATATAAAATCCAACACAAACGGCAAAGACAGATTCTATCATGCGTTGCATGCCACAAGAGGAAGATCAAGTGCGATCGGATAAGGCCTACTTGTGGGAGTTGTCACAAGAATGAATGGCAATGTACTTATTTTGTGAATGCGCGAGTGAGCCGGGGTGGGAGTTCTAGTAAATTGGACGATGAAACGCAAGTTGTTCCCAATAAGGCTTCGAAAGAAGAGTTGTTAAAAGTGATAGAAAAGGCGAAGCAACTGGAGATGCAGCAAGGCGAGAAGTTGATTTCAGATCAGAAAGTGCAACAGCAACGAAGTAGAGTCAAGCGAGTAAGGAAGGCTTCGAAAGACATCGGGGTAAGGGAAACGGGCGGCAAAAAGGATGGGCTGATCAACGAAACTGAGGGCAATAACAATGGTAAAAATAAATGTACAAACGCTAACGCTAACGCAAGTTCGCATGCAGGATCCGACATTAGTGACAGTGCACGTTCAATAGAAGACTCtgtatattataaaaaCAAGAGTATGCTGGACTTTAACAAGAAATTAGAGTCTTCGGCATCAGATGTGCTCAAATTGGTCTGGGACCTTTTGCCTTCTATTGAAAGAGCCAACGAGTTATACGTCATCTATACCCAAAACATACACATGATTCTTCCTTTGATAGATTTGCAGcattttgaaaatgacCACCACCAGTTCTGGGAATCTGTAACCTCGGGGGAGTCTTTAAAACAACCGGatttcttgcttcttctatttCCCATTCTATACGCTAGCGTCAAATCCTTGTACCATTTATTGGATAAGGAGCAGTCACAAGGTTTGTTGCAAGAAATGTCTCAGTATAAAACTGCTTGTCTCAGGCTCTATTCTGCCTTTGATTTCCCGAATAAATACTCTATCAAAATTCTCACAGGATTTGTACTATTAAACTCAGTTATTGAAAATCCTAGCGTTACAACGATAGCGCAGTTGACTAGATTATGTCAAAGGGCAAGATTGACTAAAGATCCCTTATTGTTAGGTTTGTCCGATTCTTCGGTCGTTCAATCCAAAAGAATTTTATTCTGGCAGATATTTCAGCTAGATACGATGACGTCCCTCCATAATAACTTATCGCCACTTATCAAATTGGACGAATTTGATACCTCTCTACCTGTGGAAGTGATAAATGGAACATTAAATCCATCAATATGCTATATTAATGCAAACTACAGATTCGTTCTCCTTTTAAATGAACTTTGTCAAAAACGTGGATCATTCAGCGGTATAAAGGAAAGGATTGTCGATTTGCATGTCTGTTGTATGGGTAGtgctctttctttgaataaTCATCTATCCACTCACAGACTATCCTTGCACGAAGCCAAATTTATTCAATGGGCTATGTATATGCTAAACACTTTAGCTGACAGGTCTTTACTATTATTGCATCTAAACATTATCTCGACCTCTATTCCAACTCTTCATAACAGgaaattattgaagaaagataTCCGTATGTGTGATGACCCCATTGTTGAAAGTGGGTATGGTAAGGACTACAATGTCATTCAAACTATTCTTAATAATTCAGGAAACCTGGATCTAACGTCTCATAATCAAACGAAAAAACCTATGGTGTataattttgaaaacttaACAAACAACTTGGTGCCGGCATCATTACATTTCTTAGATGAATTTGTGAAATACCACTCTACTAACAGATATGCATGTTTCAATTGGGAACTATTGGTTGGGAATATGCCAATTAATGCCATCACGTTTGCTTTGAAAATGCTTGCCTTGGACGCTAACCGTGCTGAGAAATTAGGACGTAGGCTTGTGCTAAACACAGACCTCAGATATATCCTTCTATCAAAGGCGATACCGATTGTGGAAGATAGGTTGGACATCGAAACAGctatttccaaaaattgCTTTCGACTAGCAAAGCTGTTATTTCAGCTATTAGTTGTAAAGTTTGGAAATTCCAATGCTGAGCCAATTCCTAATAAGTACGATATCACGTACTCTACATCAAAGGATGTTCCGCAGCCGACTTTGAATCAGGaccttgaagaagaaaaatcgTCAATGCCTAACGGTTTTCCATTGAAGTCTGATGGTAGATCGAACGTCACATATATTATGAATAATTCAATTCCTTCACCCAGAAACACGGTATTAGATATTCTATCAAAAGATGTCAATGGGCAAGGTAACAACGGACATGAAGAATTATTTGATGacactttctttttcagtGGGAACCTTATTTACAACTCTGAGTTGCTCGACGGCGACAACAATATCACTGCGTCTTGTGCGCAAATAGCGCCAAGAACCATGAAAGCtatctcatcgcatgaATTTGACATGAAAGCTACCCCACACACCACAACCCCATGGGATGAAATCCCGTACTTTATTTCGGAACAGACACAGGATCAAATAAGAAACAACACGGATATTGTTCAACAACCTAACTCCTTTTCACTTCCACCTGCTTCAGTGACAtcaaaaaaggaagaagaaatcaaggCTATTTACAAAAAAGTTCAAGACTACataattcttttcaacaGTTCCAACAACGAACTAGAATACGTAGCCAGTGGTGACGAATATTACAGGGAATTCGAAAACGCTTTACTTGAAGTCCTCTGCGGAATTCTTACGCAGTCATGA
- the PIB2 gene encoding Pib2p has translation MSSVHSQTSEVDVPPISATKLKGGTQNGSDTSIVSVKSTITFEKQKVVPRTRTMSVQSVLSSFSLRSMINNRDNCGSQQQNCDEEECTNTSHNHNGNNNNNTGSGSLAATYINPIQQIQSPAMASTMMKKRNGNGGKHKQTLFSDLPQSETRSRIGQQLPFTDDKRKSAKDLRQRRSSSNISQHSSSNSNPNSQTEIEHEQNGSDKQPKVKSKTPSSSSASSTSNNNNNNNDNNNNSSSSSNSDDASKNSNNQSVDNDSSSESSPIDSSHDSESEEDDISRQNKLTTDALRKLSMIQHNREAASKSIQTTPLTSSENLVDPKEPLTQLTFGGKNVILDTSTTIRKNSVAIEPAKDHADGRKQSLEIITQPTSSTTGASPHNFSETKCSRSGSSTSLNSKRLLQQINEPKKPMYMPAVLRDISETNITIDTLKSHSPAPSDATQSTLQAALSRHSNNSSPNYARSVHSTTSSIMSSYRNKIQSWLSNDKDPQFQLAQPTREHWVPDSKRLSCKYCHKMFSFWERKHHCRHCGDIYCQQHVMHWLYLNPKAKFIIGSGGVGVLSKICNSCLEEYENLVKNGPAKDQIGNNQEQQQMIPPFSATSPNSSYPSNDSRQDENNAGHSGPLSNLAKADNERNIDETLNGSRNSVNNRQHLETVVGSVPADWSWSSF, from the coding sequence ATGAGTAGTGTCCACTCCCAAACCAGCGAGGTTGATGTTCCTCCTATATCTGCAACTAAACTAAAGGGTGGCACTCAAAATGGCTCGGATACTTCTATTGTGTCGGTGAAGTCAACAATTACGTTTGAAAAACAGAAGGTAGTtcccagaaccagaacTATGTCGGTACAGAGCGTTTTGAGCTCATTCTCGCTTCGTAGCATGATAAATAATAGAGACAATTGTGGTTCGCAGCAACAGAATTGCGATGAAGAGGAATGCACTAATACCTCACACAACCACAAtggcaacaacaacaataatacAGGTTCTGGAAGCCTGGCAGCAACGTATATCAACCCTATACAGCAGATTCAGTCTCCAGCAATGGCCTCCActatgatgaagaagcGCAATGGTAATGGAGGCAAACATAAGCAGACTCTTTTCTCGGACTTACCGCAGTCTGAGACTAGATCGAGAATAGGCCAACAGTTGCCATTCACCGATGACAAAAGAAAGTCAGCTAAAGACTTACGGCAGCGTAGGTCCTCGTCTAACATAAGTCAGCACTCGAGCTCTAACTCAAATCCGAATTCTCAGACGGAAATTGAACATGAACAGAATGGCTCTGATAAACAGCCCAAAGTCAAGTCCAAGACtccttcatcatcatccgCTAGTAGCACcagcaataataataataataataatgataataataataatagcagcagcagcagcaacagcgATGATGCAAGCAAGAATAGCAACAATCAATCTGTTGATAATGATTCTAGTAGTGAGTCCTCCCCCATTGATTCTTCTCATGATTcagaatctgaagaagatgatatttcAAGACAAAACAAGTTAACTACTGATGCTTTGAGAAAGCTCTCTATGATTCAACATAACAGAGAAGCTGCTTCCAAATCCATTCAAACTACACCTCTTACATCTAGCGAAAATTTGGTAGATCCAAAGGAACCTCTGACACAGCTCACGTTTGGTGGAAAGAATGTTATTTTAGACACATCTACTACTATTCGTAAAAATTCTGTGGCAATAGAGCCTGCTAAGGATCATGCTGATGGGCGCAAGCAATCTCTAGAAATTATCACACAACCCACAAGCTCTACCACCGGTGCTTCACCTCACAACTTCAGTGAGACAAAATGCTCTCGGTCCGGTAGCAGTACCTCCCTAAACTCAAAGAGACTTTTGCAACAAATAAATGAGCCAAAAAAACCAATGTATATGCCTGCTGTATTGAGAGATATCTCTGAAACCAATATTACGATAGATACATTAAAGTCTCACTCTCCAGCACCATCCGACGCTACTCAAAGTACTTTACAGGCGGCCCTCTCAAGACATTCGAATAACTCAAGTCCAAATTATGCTAGAAGTGTCCATTCTACAACATCATCAATAATGTCCAGTTATAGAAATAAAATTCAATCCTGGTTGTCAAATGATAAAGATCCTCAGTTTCAATTGGCCCAACCAACTAGAGAGCACTGGGTTCCTGATTCTAAGCGTTTGTCTTGTAAGTATTGTCACaaaatgttttctttttgggAGCGTAAACATCATTGCAGACACTGTGGCGATATTTATTGTCAACAGCATGTAATGCATTGGTTGTACTTAAATCCAAAGGCAAAATTCATTATTGGTTCAGGTGGGGTTGGTGTTCTATCCAAAATTTGCAATAGCTGTCTAGAGGAATATGAGAATCTTGTAAAAAATGGTCCTGCCAAGGATCAAATTGGAAATAATCAGGAACAACAGCAAATGATACCGCCATTCTCTGCAACTTCTCCAAACTCTTCATATCCTTCCAATGATTCTCGTCAAGATGAAAATAATGCTGGTCATTCAGGTCCACTTTCAAATTTGGCAAAAGCAGATAATGAGAGAAACATAGACGAGACATTGAATGGTTCTAGAAACAGCGTGAACAATCGTCAACATCTGGAAACCGTTGTTGGCAGTGTTCCCGCTGATTGGTCATGGAGTAGCTTCTGA